A section of the Vidua macroura isolate BioBank_ID:100142 chromosome 23, ASM2450914v1, whole genome shotgun sequence genome encodes:
- the VAMP3 gene encoding vesicle-associated membrane protein 3 isoform X1 — protein sequence MKSANVPGSSNMAAGSNRRLQQTQHQVDEVVDIMRVNVDKVLERDQKLSELDDRADALQAGASQFETSAAKLKRKYWWKNCKMWAILIGVVVIIIIIIILWSVYS from the exons ATGAA GTCGGCCAATGTCCCTGGAAGCTCAAATATGGCTGCTGGCAGCAATCGCCGGCTTCAGCAAACTCAACACCAAGTCGATGAG GTCGTTGACATCATGAGGGTGAACGTGGACAAGGTGTTGGAGCGGGATCAGAAGCTGTCAGAGCTGGATGACCGCGCTGATGCCCTGCAAGCAGGGGCTTCCCAGTTCGAGACCAGCGCGGCCAAGCTGAAGAGGAAGTATTGGTGGAAGAACTGCAAG ATGTGGGCGATATTGATAGGTGTTGTTgtcattatcatcatcatcattattc tCTGGAGTGTGTATTCATGA
- the VAMP3 gene encoding vesicle-associated membrane protein 3 isoform X2, which produces MSANVPGSSNMAAGSNRRLQQTQHQVDEVVDIMRVNVDKVLERDQKLSELDDRADALQAGASQFETSAAKLKRKYWWKNCKMWAILIGVVVIIIIIIILWSVYS; this is translated from the exons AT GTCGGCCAATGTCCCTGGAAGCTCAAATATGGCTGCTGGCAGCAATCGCCGGCTTCAGCAAACTCAACACCAAGTCGATGAG GTCGTTGACATCATGAGGGTGAACGTGGACAAGGTGTTGGAGCGGGATCAGAAGCTGTCAGAGCTGGATGACCGCGCTGATGCCCTGCAAGCAGGGGCTTCCCAGTTCGAGACCAGCGCGGCCAAGCTGAAGAGGAAGTATTGGTGGAAGAACTGCAAG ATGTGGGCGATATTGATAGGTGTTGTTgtcattatcatcatcatcattattc tCTGGAGTGTGTATTCATGA